The sequence CCTCGTACCCTTCCGGCAGGAACGACACTTGCCAGTCCTCGCCGAAGCGCCGCTTCACGGCGTCGAGGCTGTCCCACACCGAAATGAACACCAGGTCGTTGCCGTCGGCCGACTCCAGCTTTCCGAACAGGTAACCGGCGTTGCCAGGCTGGCCTTTGACGACGTCGATGGACGTGTCCGCGAGTTTGGCCGCGAGGGTGTCGGCACAGCCGGGTTTGGCGCGCACGTCGAAGACGCGGAGGACGAGGTGCTTTGCGTGCATGGCGTCTCTGAGTACGTTGGCGTGGGTCGCGGAGCGGTTGTGGGTACAGCGAGGCCTCGTTATTCGCCGCATCTAGCTGTGCGGTTCAAGCCCCTCGAGGATGCAGCTCCCACCGGGTTGGTGGCGGCTAGACGACGTCCCAGACGGGCACGCCGAGGAAGTCGGCGAGGCGTTTGGTGTCGTAGCGCAGGGTGTCGAGGTCGCCATGATCGACGACGTTGACGCGCTCGCCAGATTTCAGTACGAGGTTGAGTTCGAAACTCAGGAACCAGCGACGGCGACGCTGCAGGGTTTCGGCGACGAGTTGCAGCGCGTGCACCTCGGCGAGTTCGGCGCAGCTCTCGAGTTCGTCGAGGCTCGCGACGCGGTGTGGGCCGCGGCGCCCTTTCCAGTACCAGCCGCGTTCCTTGTCGAACACGATCGGCTCGTGGTCGATGTAGAGCATGCCGAGCGCGGCGCCGAAAAAGACGAGGCTGATCAGGCCGACCATGTTCTGCCCGAGGTCGGCCGAGACGATGCCGGGTGCAAGCACGGCGCTCAGGTACATCAGGCCGACGAAAACACCGAGTATCACGAACAGCCCGGCGAAGAGGTTGGAGCGGCCCGTCGCCCGAAATTCGATGCGGTTGCTGTTGACAGCCTTGTAGTAGTGCGTGCGGAACGGCGCCCCGCCCTCCTCGAGCGGGCCCCACGCGACCTGCTCGGCGAGCGGGTCGTTGAACTGCGACGGGTCAAACGGGGTGGCTGGCTCGTCCATGCGGGGCGTTCCGGGGCGGCGGGGTTTGTCGGTATCTTAATCGCTGTGGCGGGGTGGCGCACGGGGATGGAGGAGTCTTGGCCTGGTCAAGCATGTGGGTTGGCTGATAGATCGCATTCGCCCGGCGTCCCGTTGGGACGACCGCGCTCCCACGGCAGAGAGGCCGTGCTCCCACTGTCGCTTTTGAGTCTTGGGGACAGTTAGTTGCGTTGGTGGTGTTGTGGGGCCGGGTTGATCCGATGTGCCTTTGGGCGTCGCATTCGCTCCGCGTCCCTTTGGGACGGCGAAGCTCCCACAGCAGGGCGGTGAAGCTCCCACGGTGTTGGCCTGACTCCGTAGTAAGCCTCAGTCTTGGGTCACGCGGTGGAAGAAGGCGGGCAGGAATTGGTAGCGGTCGGAGTTTTGGGTTTGCCTGAGGCTGTGGACGAGCGTGGCGGTGTCGCCGATGCCGAGTTCGCGGTAGCGCTCGACCACGCGCTGGCCGAGGGCGGCGTCGTGGCTGTCTTTGCCGGGCGGCATCAGGTAGACGAGGTAGAGCGGCGGTGATTCGGCGATGACGTAGTCGAGCGGGTCGAACACGTCCGGGAACTGCCAGGCGCGGCGCGGCAGCGCCTGCATCATGTACAGCCCCTTGATGGCCGGGTCGCCGCTGTGGGCCAGTGCCCAGCTCGCCACGGTGCCGCGCGAGCCGCCGCCGACCACGACGCGGCTCATGTCGAGTCCGTAGCGGTCGGCGTTGGCCTTGAGCCAGGCAAACATGCGCTCGGCGTCCGCCTCGACCGTCTGGGCCTGCCGTGGGTTGCTGAGCTTTTCGACCGACTCCCAGCTCACGATCGAGACACCGGCCTCAACGAGCGGCGTCACCACCCGCCGCGGCAGCTTGGCGGTGCTGCCGTTGGGGTGCGCGTAGAGGAACACCGGCCGGTCTGTCGCGTTTGGCGTCAGGTAGAGGTTCAGCCACTGGCGCGCTTCGGGGCCGTAGGGCACGCGCTCGTGCACCTCGACAGCAAACGCGGTTTGCACAGCGGCGGCACACAGAATAAACAACGACGCGACGACACGGCGCAACAGAATCGAAAGCGGGTGAGACACACGGCGTCCTTGTGCGCTTCGCACGGTGGTTCAACACAGACACCCACGCTGCAAAACAAGCGCCAGTGGGTACGAGCTCAGGACGTGATCAGGTGGATCGTGTTCGACGGGCTGCTGACCCAGAAGCCGTTGAAGTCCGCCGGCAGCGGTTCGATCTCGTCGCGCAGCGTGCAGCCCTCGGCCACGAGGTAGGCCTTGGCGTCAGCGACGTCGTCGGTCTCGATTTCGAGCCAGACCTCGGCGTGGCTGATGCCCGCGATCCGGTCCACCCAGAGGTTCTTGTCGCCGAAGGCAAACGCCACCGAGTCGAAGGTGTCCGGCGAGCGCGCCTCGATCGACGCCAGCCCGAGTACCGTGCCGTAGAAATGCACGGTCTGCTCGAACTCGTGCGTCGGCACTTTTACGGCGATGTTCTTGCCGGGCGTGAACGCAGGTTTCATGGGTGGGGCCCTCCGGTCGGGGTGTCAGGGCAGTCGTTGCACATAAGCCTGTTTCTCGTTCGGGTCGAACCCGCAGCGCCGGTAGAAGGCGTGGACAGCCGGGTCACTGCGGCCGGACAGGAGCATCACCTTGTAGCAGTTGTCCGCGGCAGCGCGTTGCACGGCATCTGCAATCAGCGCTTGCCCCACACCCCGGTTTCGGTGCGCGGCCGACGTCACGACGTTTTCGATCACGGCGTAGGGGCGTGCGCTGCGGGTGAGGTTCGGCAGCACGTTGAGGTAACAGGTACCGAGGATGTC is a genomic window of Pseudomonadota bacterium containing:
- a CDS encoding antibiotic biosynthesis monooxygenase, producing the protein MHAKHLVLRVFDVRAKPGCADTLAAKLADTSIDVVKGQPGNAGYLFGKLESADGNDLVFISVWDSLDAVKRRFGEDWQVSFLPEGYEAMIETCSIKHYTVSGELVF
- a CDS encoding GNAT family N-acetyltransferase, with translation MRIRTAEQGDYAAVTALLQVLNPVDPPSSAAVERAYTRILDTDGLHLLVADDDGDILGTCYLNVLPNLTRSARPYAVIENVVTSAAHRNRGVGQALIADAVQRAAADNCYKVMLLSGRSDPAVHAFYRRCGFDPNEKQAYVQRLP